A portion of the Cyanobium sp. PCC 7001 genome contains these proteins:
- a CDS encoding valine--tRNA ligase → MTEAAPAEALPKTYDPAGTEARWQAAWEAAGAFHPDPEAPGEPFSVVIPPPNVTGSLHMGHGFETALIDTIVRFQRLRGRNVLCLPGTDHASIAVQTILEKQIQAEGGSKDDLGRDAFLERAWSWKAESGGTIVGQLRRLGYSVDWGRERFTLDPGLSAAVAEAFVRLHEQGLIYRGEYLVNWCPASGSAVSDLEVETKEVDGHLWHFRYPLSGEPGAGGTDHLVVATTRPETMLGDTGVAVHPDDPRYSALVGRSLTLPLVGRTIPIVADAHVDPAFGTGCVKVTPAHDPNDFAIGARHGLPLITVMAKDGTMNAAAGRFEGLDRFEARKAVVAAMEAEGFLVKVEPHRHSVPCSDRGKVPVEPLLSTQWFVKAEPLAARCREALDQGQPRFVPERWAKVYRDWLTDIRDWCISRQLWWGHRIPAWFVVSETGGVITDATPYVVARDAAEAEAKAEAQYGAASRAAGRQLQLEQDPDVLDTWFSSGLWPFSTLGWPDDTSVDLAAWYPTSVLVTGFDIIFFWVARMTMMAGAFTGRMPFRDVYIHGLVRDENNRKMSKSAGNGIDPLPLIERYGADALRFALVREVAGAGQDIRLDYDRNDGSSGTVETARNFANKLWNATRFALMNLGGETPSSLGRPLTAELESEDRWILSRLARTAEQAAELYGSYRLGEAAKLLYEFAWNDLCDQYIEWAKPRLAGEDPAARTAARRVLAHSLEALLVMLHPLMPHLTEELWHAVTRAEATEFLALQAWPELDAGWIDEGHEQAFQFGIEAVRALRNLRALSGVKPSERLPVGIHSGSPERQGFLEANQDKILRLVGGSDLGLESQPAAGQLLGIVDSDAQVSLTVPEQSLGALRSRLEKDLAKAEKEIQGLAGRLANPNFAGKAPPEVVAACRANLAEVEAQAALARGRLQGLG, encoded by the coding sequence ATGACTGAGGCCGCCCCCGCCGAGGCCCTCCCCAAGACCTACGACCCGGCTGGCACCGAGGCCCGCTGGCAAGCGGCCTGGGAGGCTGCCGGGGCCTTTCATCCGGATCCTGAGGCGCCGGGTGAACCGTTCTCGGTGGTGATCCCGCCGCCGAACGTGACCGGCAGCCTCCACATGGGCCACGGCTTCGAGACGGCCCTGATCGACACGATCGTGCGCTTCCAGCGGCTGCGGGGCCGCAACGTGCTCTGCCTGCCGGGCACCGACCACGCCTCGATCGCCGTGCAGACGATCCTGGAGAAGCAGATCCAGGCGGAAGGCGGCAGCAAGGACGACCTGGGCCGCGACGCCTTCCTCGAGCGCGCCTGGAGCTGGAAGGCCGAGAGCGGCGGCACCATCGTGGGCCAGCTGCGGCGCCTGGGCTACTCGGTGGACTGGGGCCGCGAGCGCTTCACCCTCGACCCCGGCCTGAGCGCCGCGGTGGCCGAAGCCTTCGTGCGCCTGCACGAGCAGGGGCTGATCTACCGGGGCGAATACCTGGTGAACTGGTGCCCCGCGTCGGGATCGGCGGTGAGCGACCTGGAGGTGGAAACCAAGGAGGTGGACGGCCACCTCTGGCACTTCCGCTATCCGCTCAGCGGCGAGCCCGGCGCTGGCGGCACCGACCACCTGGTGGTGGCCACCACCAGGCCGGAGACGATGCTGGGCGACACCGGCGTGGCTGTCCACCCCGACGACCCCCGCTACAGTGCCCTGGTGGGCCGCAGCCTCACCCTGCCGCTGGTGGGCCGCACGATCCCGATCGTGGCCGATGCCCATGTGGATCCGGCCTTCGGCACGGGATGCGTGAAGGTGACCCCCGCCCACGACCCCAACGACTTCGCCATCGGTGCCCGCCACGGCCTGCCGCTGATCACCGTGATGGCGAAGGACGGCACGATGAACGCCGCCGCCGGCCGCTTCGAGGGCCTGGATCGCTTCGAGGCCCGCAAGGCGGTGGTGGCGGCCATGGAAGCCGAGGGCTTCCTGGTGAAGGTGGAACCGCACCGCCACAGCGTGCCCTGCTCGGATCGTGGCAAGGTGCCTGTGGAGCCGCTGCTCTCCACCCAGTGGTTTGTGAAGGCCGAGCCGCTGGCGGCCCGCTGCCGGGAGGCGCTCGATCAAGGCCAACCCCGCTTCGTGCCGGAGCGCTGGGCCAAGGTGTACCGCGACTGGCTCACCGACATCCGCGACTGGTGCATCAGCCGTCAGCTCTGGTGGGGCCACCGCATCCCCGCCTGGTTCGTGGTGAGCGAGACGGGCGGTGTGATCACCGATGCCACCCCCTACGTGGTGGCCCGCGATGCCGCTGAAGCCGAGGCCAAGGCGGAGGCGCAGTACGGCGCCGCCAGCCGGGCGGCGGGTCGGCAGCTGCAGCTGGAGCAGGACCCCGACGTGCTCGATACCTGGTTCTCCAGCGGCCTCTGGCCCTTCTCCACCCTGGGCTGGCCCGACGACACGAGCGTCGACCTGGCCGCCTGGTACCCCACCAGCGTGCTGGTGACCGGCTTCGACATCATCTTCTTCTGGGTGGCCCGGATGACGATGATGGCCGGCGCCTTCACCGGCCGCATGCCTTTCCGGGACGTCTACATCCACGGCCTGGTGCGGGATGAGAACAACCGCAAGATGAGCAAGTCGGCGGGCAACGGCATCGATCCGCTGCCCCTGATCGAGCGCTACGGCGCCGATGCCCTGCGCTTCGCCCTGGTGCGGGAGGTGGCGGGCGCCGGCCAGGACATCCGCCTCGACTACGACCGCAACGACGGCAGCTCCGGCACGGTGGAGACGGCCCGCAACTTCGCCAACAAGCTCTGGAACGCCACCCGTTTCGCCCTGATGAACCTGGGTGGCGAGACGCCGTCCAGCCTGGGCCGGCCCCTGACCGCCGAGCTGGAGAGCGAGGACCGCTGGATCCTCTCGCGCCTGGCCCGCACCGCCGAACAGGCGGCGGAGCTCTACGGCAGCTACCGGCTCGGCGAGGCGGCCAAGCTGCTTTACGAGTTCGCCTGGAACGACCTCTGCGACCAGTACATCGAATGGGCCAAGCCTCGCCTGGCCGGGGAGGATCCCGCTGCCCGCACGGCGGCGCGCCGGGTGCTGGCCCACAGCCTCGAGGCCCTGCTGGTGATGCTGCACCCGCTGATGCCCCACCTCACCGAGGAGCTCTGGCATGCCGTGACTCGCGCCGAGGCCACGGAGTTCCTGGCCCTGCAGGCCTGGCCCGAGCTGGACGCCGGCTGGATCGATGAGGGCCACGAGCAGGCCTTCCAGTTCGGGATCGAGGCGGTGCGGGCCCTGCGTAACCTCCGCGCGCTTTCGGGGGTGAAGCCCTCGGAGCGGCTGCCGGTGGGGATTCACAGCGGCAGCCCGGAGCGCCAGGGCTTCCTGGAGGCCAACCAGGACAAGATCCTGCGCCTGGTGGGCGGCAGCGACCTCGGCCTGGAGTCCCAGCCCGCGGCGGGTCAGCTGCTCGGCATCGTGGACAGCGACGCCCAGGTGAGCCTGACCGTGCCGG
- a CDS encoding arylsulfatase translates to MASKEYRPGTAFPGVIGRTADVSTPAWPEPIRAPEGSPNVLFIVMDDTGFGQLGCYGSPIATPHIDALAAEGLRFSNMHTTALCSPSRSCMLTGRNHHSNGLACITEGSMGYPGSNGYIPFENGFLSEILLQKGYNTYAVGKWHLTPAEATSAAGPYDRWPLGRGFERYYGFLGGDTHQYYPELVRDNTQVEPPATPEQGYHLTPDLVTQAKAMIADAKQVAPNKPFFLYFATGAMHAPHHVPKDWADKYKGQFDDGWDAYRQKVFARQKELGIIPPNTVLSRHDPDVPDWDALSEEERRLYARMMEVFAGFLEHTDHHIGELIAFLKQLGEYDNTLIMLISDNGASSEGGPTGSVNEGKFFNNVPENLQQNLAAIDDIGGPKYFNHYPWGWTHAGNTPFRRWKRETYRGGTSDPFIVSWPKGIAARGEIRSQYCHAIDMLPTVLEALGIEAPAAIKGVTQSPIEGFSLFGCFNDADVPSLHRTQYFEMFGHRSLYHEGWRAVCPWPGTSFTESGRRFGDPISYDQLIELDAHGWELYNLEEDFAETNNLAAAERERLIAMIGMWYVEAGRFNVLPIDSRGTQRFGIERPQIAVDRERYIYYPGTQVVPGNAAPRLLNRPHAISVEAVVPEGGADGVLFSMGGNDGGFAFYVQNGTLTYGYNYVADTHFRITATAPIPSGHHILSVEFTPTGPADIANGKGTPAHITLLVDGQPVGQGDLPVTIPLSLGLASGVAVGADPGSPTMPDYRPPFAYAGVVKRALVDVSGELVENQEERMRMILARQ, encoded by the coding sequence ATGGCCTCCAAGGAATACCGGCCCGGCACGGCCTTCCCCGGCGTGATCGGCCGCACGGCCGATGTCTCCACCCCGGCCTGGCCTGAGCCGATCCGCGCTCCGGAGGGCAGCCCCAACGTGCTGTTCATCGTGATGGACGACACGGGCTTCGGGCAGCTCGGCTGCTACGGCAGCCCGATCGCCACCCCCCACATCGATGCCCTGGCGGCCGAAGGGCTGCGCTTCAGCAACATGCACACAACGGCGCTGTGCTCGCCGTCGCGCTCCTGCATGCTCACGGGCCGCAACCACCACTCCAACGGGCTGGCCTGCATCACCGAGGGGTCGATGGGGTACCCCGGCTCCAACGGCTACATCCCGTTCGAGAACGGCTTCCTCTCCGAGATCCTGCTGCAGAAGGGCTACAACACCTACGCGGTGGGCAAGTGGCACCTCACGCCGGCCGAAGCCACCTCGGCAGCCGGTCCCTACGACCGCTGGCCCCTCGGACGGGGCTTCGAGCGCTACTACGGTTTCCTGGGGGGCGACACCCACCAGTACTACCCCGAGCTGGTGCGGGACAACACCCAGGTGGAACCCCCCGCCACCCCCGAGCAGGGCTACCACCTCACCCCGGATCTGGTGACGCAGGCCAAGGCGATGATCGCCGACGCCAAGCAGGTGGCCCCCAACAAGCCCTTCTTCCTCTACTTCGCCACCGGCGCCATGCACGCGCCGCACCATGTGCCGAAGGACTGGGCCGACAAGTACAAGGGGCAGTTCGACGACGGCTGGGACGCCTACCGCCAGAAGGTGTTCGCCCGGCAGAAGGAACTCGGCATCATCCCGCCCAACACCGTGCTGTCACGCCACGATCCCGACGTGCCCGACTGGGATGCCCTGTCGGAGGAGGAGCGGCGCCTCTACGCCCGGATGATGGAGGTGTTCGCGGGCTTCCTCGAGCACACCGATCACCACATCGGCGAACTGATCGCGTTCCTCAAGCAACTGGGGGAGTACGACAACACCCTGATCATGCTGATCTCCGACAACGGGGCCAGCTCCGAGGGGGGACCCACCGGTTCGGTGAATGAGGGCAAATTCTTCAACAACGTTCCTGAGAACCTCCAGCAGAACCTTGCCGCCATCGATGACATCGGCGGCCCGAAGTATTTCAACCACTACCCCTGGGGCTGGACCCACGCCGGCAACACGCCATTCCGGCGCTGGAAGCGTGAAACCTACCGGGGCGGCACCAGCGATCCCTTCATCGTGAGCTGGCCGAAGGGCATCGCCGCCCGGGGCGAGATCCGCAGCCAGTACTGCCATGCCATCGACATGCTGCCCACGGTGCTGGAGGCCCTCGGCATCGAGGCGCCGGCGGCGATCAAGGGGGTGACCCAGAGCCCGATCGAGGGATTCAGCCTGTTCGGTTGCTTCAACGACGCGGACGTGCCGAGCCTGCATCGCACCCAGTATTTCGAGATGTTCGGCCACCGCTCCCTGTATCACGAGGGCTGGCGGGCGGTGTGCCCCTGGCCGGGGACGTCCTTCACCGAGTCGGGCCGGCGTTTCGGTGATCCGATCAGCTACGACCAGCTGATCGAGCTCGATGCCCACGGCTGGGAGCTCTACAACCTCGAGGAGGATTTCGCCGAGACCAACAACCTCGCCGCCGCCGAGCGTGAGCGGCTGATCGCCATGATCGGCATGTGGTACGTGGAGGCCGGCCGCTTCAACGTGCTGCCGATCGACAGCCGCGGCACCCAGCGGTTTGGGATCGAACGGCCCCAGATCGCCGTGGATCGCGAGCGCTACATCTACTACCCCGGCACCCAGGTGGTGCCCGGGAATGCGGCTCCCCGCCTGTTGAACCGGCCCCACGCGATCTCGGTGGAAGCCGTGGTGCCCGAGGGAGGTGCCGACGGCGTGCTGTTCAGCATGGGCGGTAATGACGGTGGCTTCGCGTTCTACGTGCAGAACGGCACGCTCACCTACGGCTACAACTATGTGGCCGACACCCACTTCCGAATCACGGCGACGGCACCGATCCCGAGCGGCCATCACATCCTCAGTGTGGAGTTCACCCCCACGGGCCCTGCGGACATCGCCAATGGCAAGGGAACTCCGGCCCACATCACCCTGTTGGTGGACGGCCAGCCCGTGGGTCAGGGCGATCTGCCGGTCACCATCCCCCTCAGCCTGGGCCTGGCATCCGGCGTGGCGGTGGGGGCCGATCCGGGTTCACCCACCATGCCGGACTATCGGCCGCCCTTTGCCTACGCCGGTGTGGTGAAGCGTGCTCTGGTGGACGTCTCCGGGGAACTGGTGGAGAACCAGGAGGAACGGATGAGGATGATCCTGGCGCGGCAGTAG
- a CDS encoding SGNH/GDSL hydrolase family protein has product MTTSLTLLGDSLVDSGNVAALASLVGRNPFAGRRYAGGGNVKASNGPVLAEHIARRLGARLASQARLNLLSLPLSTLTGGVDPDVQLWNYAYAGATSGLRGSRRAGLAGFRLGLRSQARAFADSAPFRSDRDALIVAGSNDILDQVQRPAVLRAMRSRRRGDDRRLRNRLAGRIAANIQGSVDLLTGQGIDETVILGIAPLSRTPFVRSQARGLGGRTGRRLRRFVDQTARGVNRRLSGRYNTAVDDDVLVVDGFPVWNSVAAPRFLDDVHPRTGTADQLAADVVRRLAASAELSSYGFSA; this is encoded by the coding sequence ATGACCACTTCCCTGACACTGCTGGGCGACAGCCTCGTGGATTCCGGCAATGTCGCCGCCCTGGCCTCCCTGGTGGGCCGGAACCCCTTTGCGGGGCGCCGCTACGCCGGGGGCGGCAACGTGAAGGCCTCGAATGGGCCGGTGCTGGCCGAGCACATCGCCCGCCGGCTCGGCGCCCGCCTCGCCTCCCAGGCACGGCTCAACCTGCTCAGCCTCCCCCTCAGCACCCTCACGGGCGGGGTGGATCCGGATGTCCAGCTCTGGAACTACGCCTATGCAGGAGCGACCTCCGGGCTCCGGGGCTCGCGCCGTGCCGGCCTGGCCGGGTTCCGCCTCGGCCTGCGGTCCCAGGCACGGGCCTTCGCCGACAGCGCCCCGTTCCGATCCGATCGCGATGCCCTGATCGTGGCCGGCAGCAACGACATCCTCGATCAGGTGCAGCGTCCAGCGGTGCTTCGGGCGATGCGCAGCCGCCGCCGCGGCGACGACAGGCGGCTGCGCAACCGCCTGGCCGGTCGGATCGCGGCCAACATCCAGGGGTCCGTGGACCTCCTCACGGGCCAGGGCATCGATGAGACCGTGATCCTGGGCATCGCCCCGCTGAGCCGTACCCCCTTCGTGCGCTCCCAGGCCCGAGGCCTCGGCGGCAGGACGGGCCGGCGGCTGCGCCGCTTCGTCGACCAGACGGCCCGCGGGGTGAACCGCCGCCTGAGTGGCCGCTACAACACCGCCGTTGACGATGACGTGCTGGTGGTGGATGGCTTCCCGGTGTGGAACAGCGTGGCTGCTCCCCGCTTCCTCGACGACGTGCACCCCCGAACCGGTACCGCCGACCAGCTGGCCGCCGACGTGGTGCGCCGGCTGGCGGCCTCCGCAGAGCTCAGCAGCTACGGGTTCTCCGCCTGA
- a CDS encoding ABC transporter substrate-binding protein, with translation MTPVLALAGLTLPALLAGCQQRQPGTGPAAGADPLGGGGLHTTLYIAVGLEKALDRQTDLVSQKRLREQFDQLQQAFQDVRPGVQLQVLVFDNEQVIQEVQRRTHSGLGPDLVLVDGLTAERLHAEQLLAPIDLPNPASGLLRPELIPYVQATPNQWFAMPVGLEPQLACFDRRRLKAAPTTLAELLEASSRGQRIGLGLDLGSLGWTMGSLGALESVAALSRGGGATPERQRSIRSWLDWLRNAGLQLRIRFLPTHAQLVQGLRTGQFDWISCRSQDGALLRDALGPHLGLAPLPAGPGGAPSPLSTVRVWGFGRNSSSRQRAAAQELTRFTLNPPVQRGFTIQTEGLLPVIRSASLPVASSANLAALLAAQQQAEAAQPQTEPLIALRGRKQGLNRILTLFMYGELDSAAATQALIRALEQGAPAAGGGFDG, from the coding sequence GTGACGCCGGTTCTGGCGTTGGCCGGGCTGACCCTGCCTGCGCTGCTGGCGGGCTGCCAGCAGCGGCAGCCCGGCACCGGGCCGGCCGCCGGAGCCGATCCGCTCGGCGGCGGCGGACTCCACACCACCCTTTACATCGCCGTCGGCCTGGAGAAGGCGCTCGATCGCCAGACCGATCTGGTGAGCCAGAAGCGGCTGCGCGAACAGTTCGATCAGCTGCAGCAGGCCTTCCAGGACGTGCGCCCCGGGGTGCAGCTGCAGGTGCTGGTGTTCGACAACGAGCAGGTGATCCAGGAGGTGCAGCGCCGCACCCACAGCGGCCTGGGCCCCGACCTCGTGCTGGTGGATGGCCTCACGGCTGAACGCCTGCATGCCGAGCAGCTGCTCGCTCCGATTGACCTGCCCAACCCCGCCAGCGGCCTCTTGAGGCCTGAGCTGATCCCCTACGTGCAGGCCACACCGAACCAGTGGTTTGCCATGCCGGTGGGCCTGGAACCCCAGCTGGCCTGCTTCGACCGGCGCCGCCTCAAGGCCGCACCGACGACGCTGGCCGAACTGCTGGAGGCCAGCAGCCGGGGACAACGCATCGGCCTCGGCCTCGATCTGGGCAGCCTCGGCTGGACGATGGGAAGCCTGGGAGCGCTGGAGAGCGTGGCGGCCCTGAGTCGCGGCGGAGGGGCCACGCCGGAGCGGCAGCGGTCGATCCGCAGCTGGCTCGACTGGCTCCGCAACGCCGGGCTGCAGCTGCGCATCCGCTTCCTGCCCACCCACGCCCAGCTCGTGCAGGGGCTGCGAACCGGACAGTTCGACTGGATCAGCTGCCGCAGCCAGGATGGGGCCCTGCTGCGGGATGCGCTGGGGCCCCATCTGGGTCTGGCTCCCCTGCCGGCAGGGCCGGGCGGCGCCCCCAGCCCGCTCTCCACCGTGCGGGTGTGGGGCTTCGGACGCAATTCCAGCAGCCGGCAGCGGGCCGCTGCCCAGGAGCTGACGCGCTTCACCCTCAATCCACCGGTGCAGCGGGGCTTCACCATCCAGACGGAGGGCCTGCTGCCGGTGATCCGCTCCGCCAGCCTGCCCGTGGCGAGTTCGGCCAACCTGGCCGCCCTGCTGGCGGCCCAGCAGCAGGCTGAAGCAGCCCAGCCCCAGACGGAGCCCCTCATCGCCCTGCGCGGCAGAAAACAGGGGCTGAACCGCATCCTCACCCTGTTCATGTACGGGGAACTCGACAGCGCCGCCGCTACCCAGGCCCTGATCCGGGCCCTGGAGCAGGGGGCACCCGCCGCCGGAGGTGGCTTCGATGGGTGA
- a CDS encoding 2OG-Fe(II) oxygenase: protein MNLIASYRNAGYEAVADAVVAFFDRRTDLQRPGVAFGPEVGGEDPSAQAPAKVSTDISLVAIDRSDPEAFALAEVILRGVNAGLAQYLRERPLLAQCCPDQSVFVNPIFNLQRYAPGEGFHAWHCDWTLSDEATEPQARVLAWILYANTLPEGGTEFHWQGHHEEAERGKLLIFPAGVSHIHRGRVSHSHTKTIATGWINGGRLDDYLRRLAAEP, encoded by the coding sequence ATGAACCTGATCGCCAGCTACCGCAATGCCGGCTACGAAGCCGTGGCCGATGCGGTGGTCGCCTTCTTCGATCGCCGCACCGATCTGCAGCGGCCAGGGGTGGCCTTCGGTCCCGAGGTCGGGGGGGAGGACCCGTCCGCCCAGGCCCCCGCCAAGGTGTCCACCGACATCAGCCTGGTGGCGATCGACCGCAGCGATCCGGAGGCCTTCGCCCTGGCGGAGGTGATCCTGCGCGGTGTCAACGCCGGCCTGGCCCAGTACCTCAGGGAACGACCGCTGCTGGCCCAGTGCTGCCCGGATCAGAGCGTGTTCGTGAACCCGATCTTCAACCTGCAGCGCTACGCGCCCGGCGAGGGCTTCCATGCCTGGCACTGCGACTGGACCCTCAGCGACGAGGCCACCGAACCCCAGGCCCGGGTGCTGGCCTGGATCCTCTACGCCAACACCCTGCCGGAGGGTGGCACCGAGTTCCACTGGCAGGGCCACCACGAAGAGGCCGAGCGGGGCAAGCTGCTGATCTTCCCGGCGGGGGTGTCCCACATCCACCGCGGCCGGGTGAGCCACAGCCACACCAAGACCATCGCCACCGGCTGGATCAATGGCGGCCGGCTGGACGACTACCTGCGGCGGCTGGCCGCCGAGCCCTGA
- a CDS encoding mechanosensitive ion channel family protein, which translates to MGDLLLETAGWLGYLERPAVLFQLLGTGLAVGLYMAWGRRGGTSPQSRIRRRWVLLGSLALYAALLAALARPHRLVLLLVLLTAGWFGLSALRRRLARSMPAEQLQQLDTGLLRPLYLLVAFLLLVQEVDSRRNLALIPMGSWFGNELTAGQLFQALLVLYLLLMGSGPPTKALARLVQRLIGVSDSGRRALALVLQYALVGLGVIWTLDQVGFNRTAIVAVAGGLSVGLGFGVKEVFSNFISGLWLLFEGSVRPGDVLFIDGDPCEVRRLGLRAAVLWRDRDNAELVIPNQTFFTTPTITYTGTDRLRRGQVLVGAAYQHDPAVVIALLERTAAAVTGVLASPAPKGLVMGYGDSAIQYAVRFWISDPLQNISVSSAVNTAVWQAFRREGIAIPFPQMVLHQAPGEPPGTEQAGQERQAENP; encoded by the coding sequence ATGGGTGACCTGCTGCTGGAGACCGCCGGCTGGCTGGGATACCTGGAGCGCCCGGCGGTGCTGTTCCAGCTGTTGGGCACCGGGCTGGCCGTGGGCCTCTACATGGCGTGGGGGCGCCGCGGCGGAACGTCGCCGCAGAGCCGGATCCGGCGCCGCTGGGTGCTGCTGGGAAGCCTGGCGCTGTACGCAGCGCTGCTGGCTGCCCTGGCCAGGCCCCACCGGCTGGTGTTGCTGCTGGTGCTGCTCACGGCCGGCTGGTTCGGCCTCTCGGCGCTGCGCCGGCGACTGGCCCGCTCGATGCCGGCCGAACAGTTGCAGCAGCTGGACACCGGCCTGCTGCGGCCGCTCTATCTGCTTGTGGCCTTCCTGCTGCTGGTGCAGGAGGTGGATTCCCGCCGCAACCTGGCCCTGATCCCGATGGGCTCGTGGTTCGGCAACGAACTCACCGCCGGCCAGCTGTTCCAGGCCCTGCTGGTGCTCTATCTGCTGCTGATGGGATCGGGCCCGCCCACCAAGGCCCTGGCCCGCCTGGTGCAGCGGCTGATCGGCGTGAGCGACAGCGGCCGGCGGGCCCTGGCTCTGGTGCTCCAGTACGCCCTCGTGGGCCTGGGCGTGATCTGGACGCTGGATCAGGTGGGCTTCAACCGCACCGCCATCGTGGCGGTGGCCGGCGGGCTCTCCGTGGGGCTGGGCTTCGGCGTGAAGGAGGTGTTCTCGAACTTCATCAGCGGCCTGTGGCTGCTGTTCGAGGGCTCGGTGCGGCCGGGTGACGTGCTGTTCATCGATGGCGATCCCTGTGAGGTGCGGCGCCTGGGTCTTCGGGCCGCCGTGCTCTGGCGCGACCGCGACAACGCCGAGCTGGTGATCCCCAATCAGACGTTCTTCACCACACCCACGATCACCTACACGGGCACCGACCGGCTGCGCCGCGGCCAGGTGCTGGTGGGGGCGGCCTACCAGCACGATCCCGCCGTGGTGATCGCCCTGCTGGAGCGCACCGCCGCGGCGGTGACGGGGGTGCTGGCCAGCCCTGCCCCGAAGGGACTGGTGATGGGCTACGGCGACTCCGCGATCCAGTACGCCGTGCGGTTCTGGATCAGCGATCCGCTCCAGAACATCTCGGTGAGCAGCGCCGTGAACACGGCCGTGTGGCAGGCCTTCCGGCGCGAGGGCATCGCCATCCCGTTCCCGCAGATGGTGCTGCATCAGGCGCCTGGGGAGCCCCCTGGAACGGAGCAGGCCGGGCAGGAGCGTCAGGCGGAGAACCCGTAG